One window from the genome of Salvia miltiorrhiza cultivar Shanhuang (shh) chromosome 7, IMPLAD_Smil_shh, whole genome shotgun sequence encodes:
- the LOC130993410 gene encoding hevamine-A-like yields the protein MASNPQRVPFLLLLLLLAVVAPFSDACGITVYWGQNGFEGTLQAACATHDYKYVAVAFLTTFGNGQTPVLNLAGHCNPDYNTCTVFADEIRYCQSLGIKVFLSLGGAIGSYGISSPADAQLVAAYLWTFYLSGSTGPLGNAALDGVDFDIEYPTSTLHWDDLAVAITAYSTPQRKIYLSAAPQCVIPDRNLDTAIQTGLFDYVWVQFYNNPPCDYSGGAASLIAAWNRWSSLLPSGNLLFLGLPAAPGAAGSGYIDPEKLKTEILPVIRESPNYGGVMLWNRYNDVNTGNSQQIVGDVCPPATAGKFQDLLISQVV from the coding sequence ATGGCTTCTAATCCACAAAGAGTCCCTTTCCTTCTCCTCCTCCTTCTCCTTGCCGTGGTCGCCCCATTCTCCGACGCATGCGGCATCACAGTCTACTGGGGCCAAAACGGCTTCGAAGGCACGCTGCAAGCCGCCTGCGCCACCCACGACTACAAATACGTGGCCGTTGCGTTCCTAACCACCTTCGGCAACGGCCAAACCCCCGTCCTCAACTTGGCCGGCCACTGCAACCCTGATTACAACACCTGCACCGTCTTCGCCGATGAAATCCGCTACTGCCAGAGCCTAGGCATCAAGGTCTTTCTATCACTCGGCGGTGCCATCGGCAGCTACGGCATCTCCTCCCCCGCCGACGCCCAGCTAGTCGCCGCCTATCTGTGGACCTTCTACCTATCCGGATCCACAGGACCCCTCGGCAACGCCGCTCTCGACGGCGTGGACTTCGACATCGAATATCCGACCTCCACCCTGCACTGGGACGACCTAGCGGTAGCCATCACCGCCTACAGCACTCCGCAGAGGAAGATCTACTTATCCGCGGCGCCGCAGTGCGTCATCCCGGACCGGAATCTCGATACCGCCATTCAAACCGGCCTTTTCGACTACGTGTGGGTGCAGTTCTACAACAACCCGCCCTGCGATTACAGCGGCGGCGCCGCCAGTCTCATCGCCGCGTGGAACAGGTGGAGCTCGTTGCTGCCGTCGGGGAACCTGCTGTTCTTGGGGTTGCCGGCGGCGCCTGGGGCGGCGGGGTCGGGATACATTGACCCTGAGAAGCTCAAGACTGAGATTCTGCCGGTGATAAGAGAGTCGCCCAACTATGGAGGGGTCATGCTGTGGAACCGCTACAATGATGTTAACACTGGCAACAGTCAACAAATTGTCGGAGATGTGTGTCCGCCCGCCACCGCCGGAAAATTTCAAGACTTGCTAATCTCTCAAGTTGTTTGA